A region from the Mya arenaria isolate MELC-2E11 chromosome 2, ASM2691426v1 genome encodes:
- the LOC128223832 gene encoding zinc finger protein 474-like isoform X1 produces MLGMNELGGLKQPKQGAKGGPQTVVCHICGREFGSKSIAIHEPQCLEKWKVENSKLPKGQRRPLPKKPDGGISREEMNDLAWENAKAQLIPCENCGRRFASDRLPVHQRSCKPKGGAGGGGSTGGAGAFGGGQSKAPVFKKPPSMVCYICGREFGTKSIAIHEPQCLEKWKAENSKLPKGQRRPMPKKPDGGISREEMNDLAWENAKAQLIPCENCGRRFASDRLPVHQRSCKPKGGAGGGGSTGGAGAFGGGQSKAPVFKKPPSMVCYICGREFGTKSIAIHEPQCLEKWKVQNDKLPKGQRRPEPNKPEVRSIGATGKYDVDAMNEAAYQSAMSNLVPCPNCGRTFNPDRLTVHQRSCKPKVPKEDA; encoded by the exons ATGCTTGGAATGAATGAGTTAG GTGGCCTGAAGCAGCCAAAACAGGGAGCAAAGGGTGGACCGCAGACTGTAGTATGCCACATCTGCGGGCGAGAGTTTGGGTCCAAGTCAATTGCAATTCACGAGCCCCAGTGTCTTGAGAAATGGAAGGTGGAGAATTCAAAACTGCCAAAAGGTCAGAGAAGACCACTGCCAAAAAAACCTGATGGAGGAATATCCAG AGAGGAGATGAATGACCTTGCCTGGGAGAATGCGAAGGCCCAACTGATCCCATGTGAGAACTGCGGGCGTCGTTTTGCCTCAGACCGCCTGCCCGTCCACCAGCGATCCTGCAAGCCCAAGGGTGGGGCAGGTGGTGGGGGCTCCACTGGTGGGGCAGGGGCTTTTGGGGGAGGTCAATCTAAG GCTCCAGTTTTTAAGAAGCCTCCTTCTATGGTGTGCTACATTTGTGGACGCGAATTTGGCACGAAGTCCATTGCAATTCACGAGCCCCAGTGTCTTGAGAAATGGAAGGCAGAGAACTCAAAACTGCCCAAAGGTCAGAGAAGACCAATGCCAAAAAAACCTGATGGAGGAATATCCAG AGAGGAGATGAATGACCTTGCCTGGGAGAATGCGAAGGCCCAACTGATCCCATGTGAGAACTGCGGGCGTCGTTTTGCCTCAGACCGCCTGCCCGTCCACCAGCGATCCTGCAAGCCCAAGGGTGGGGCAGGTGGTGGGGGCTCCACTGGTGGGGCAGGGGCATTTGGGGGAGGTCAATCTAAG GCTCCAGTTTTTAAGAAGCCTCCTTCTATGGTGTGCTACATTTGTGGACGCGAATTCGGCACAAAGTCCATTGCGATACACGAGCCCCAGTGTCTTGAGAAATGGAAGGTTCAGAATGACAAACTCCCGAAGGGCCAGCGGAGACCGGAACCTAACAAGCCAGAGGTTCGCTCTATTGGAG CAACTGGTAAATATGATGTAGACGCAATGAACGAGGCAGCGTACCAGAGTGCAATGTCAAACCTAGTACCATGCCCGAACTGTGGGCGTACATTCAACCCTGACCGTCTGACTGTACATCAGCGTAGCTGTAAGCCCAAGGTGCCCAAGGAGGATGCCTGA
- the LOC128223832 gene encoding zinc finger protein 474-like isoform X2, which produces MLASNHLGGLKQPKQGAKGGPQTVVCHICGREFGSKSIAIHEPQCLEKWKVENSKLPKGQRRPLPKKPDGGISREEMNDLAWENAKAQLIPCENCGRRFASDRLPVHQRSCKPKGGAGGGGSTGGAGAFGGGQSKAPVFKKPPSMVCYICGREFGTKSIAIHEPQCLEKWKAENSKLPKGQRRPMPKKPDGGISREEMNDLAWENAKAQLIPCENCGRRFASDRLPVHQRSCKPKGGAGGGGSTGGAGAFGGGQSKAPVFKKPPSMVCYICGREFGTKSIAIHEPQCLEKWKVQNDKLPKGQRRPEPNKPEVRSIGATGKYDVDAMNEAAYQSAMSNLVPCPNCGRTFNPDRLTVHQRSCKPKVPKEDA; this is translated from the exons ATGTTGGCCTCAAACCATCTTG GTGGCCTGAAGCAGCCAAAACAGGGAGCAAAGGGTGGACCGCAGACTGTAGTATGCCACATCTGCGGGCGAGAGTTTGGGTCCAAGTCAATTGCAATTCACGAGCCCCAGTGTCTTGAGAAATGGAAGGTGGAGAATTCAAAACTGCCAAAAGGTCAGAGAAGACCACTGCCAAAAAAACCTGATGGAGGAATATCCAG AGAGGAGATGAATGACCTTGCCTGGGAGAATGCGAAGGCCCAACTGATCCCATGTGAGAACTGCGGGCGTCGTTTTGCCTCAGACCGCCTGCCCGTCCACCAGCGATCCTGCAAGCCCAAGGGTGGGGCAGGTGGTGGGGGCTCCACTGGTGGGGCAGGGGCTTTTGGGGGAGGTCAATCTAAG GCTCCAGTTTTTAAGAAGCCTCCTTCTATGGTGTGCTACATTTGTGGACGCGAATTTGGCACGAAGTCCATTGCAATTCACGAGCCCCAGTGTCTTGAGAAATGGAAGGCAGAGAACTCAAAACTGCCCAAAGGTCAGAGAAGACCAATGCCAAAAAAACCTGATGGAGGAATATCCAG AGAGGAGATGAATGACCTTGCCTGGGAGAATGCGAAGGCCCAACTGATCCCATGTGAGAACTGCGGGCGTCGTTTTGCCTCAGACCGCCTGCCCGTCCACCAGCGATCCTGCAAGCCCAAGGGTGGGGCAGGTGGTGGGGGCTCCACTGGTGGGGCAGGGGCATTTGGGGGAGGTCAATCTAAG GCTCCAGTTTTTAAGAAGCCTCCTTCTATGGTGTGCTACATTTGTGGACGCGAATTCGGCACAAAGTCCATTGCGATACACGAGCCCCAGTGTCTTGAGAAATGGAAGGTTCAGAATGACAAACTCCCGAAGGGCCAGCGGAGACCGGAACCTAACAAGCCAGAGGTTCGCTCTATTGGAG CAACTGGTAAATATGATGTAGACGCAATGAACGAGGCAGCGTACCAGAGTGCAATGTCAAACCTAGTACCATGCCCGAACTGTGGGCGTACATTCAACCCTGACCGTCTGACTGTACATCAGCGTAGCTGTAAGCCCAAGGTGCCCAAGGAGGATGCCTGA